In Cololabis saira isolate AMF1-May2022 chromosome 4, fColSai1.1, whole genome shotgun sequence, one DNA window encodes the following:
- the sik3 gene encoding serine/threonine-protein kinase SIK3 homolog isoform X5 — protein sequence MAAVSSGAAAGAAAAAGIPLPARPTPGMGMGPQNPRAPPSSGISVPPPGHAAAPRPPPARVGHYEIERTIGKGNFAVVKLATHVITKAKVAIKIVDKTQLDDENLKKIFREVQIMKMLKHPHIIRLYQVMETERMIYLVTEFASGGEIFDHLVAHGRMAEKDARKKFKQIVAAVHFCHCRNIVHRDLKAENLLLDHNLNIKIADFGFSNLFSRGQLLKTWCGSPPYAAPELFEGKEYDGPKVDIWSLGVVLYVLVCGALPFDGSTLQNLRARVLSGKFRIPFFMSTDCEYLIRHMLVLEPSRRLTMEQICKNKWMRHGDPDPEFDRLIAECEQVKTEREMELINEQVLMAMSEMGLDRERTLQSLQTDAYDHYSAIYSLLAERLKKHKSLRVAPPPPRSISYPLNPIQTDQQGNPVSMTVPHVQLINPENQIVEPDGSMALDSDEGEEPSPEAMARYLSMRRHTVGVPDQRTEMPEDLQKLPPGFPRGALPQPPFPQLPPNMGQVHGFMPTPSLQPTQQLEYKEQSLLQPPTLQVLNCMGPLGRRASDGGANIQLHAQLLKRPRGPSPLVTSPHPNPAVAPVDEEGSDGEPDQEAVQRYLLNRSKRHTTHALMSTPHGESSTESQRPQGPRQRGGWAPDTHTRSTYKDCNTLHLPMERFSPVRRFSDGAASIQAFKAHLENNSLIRQLKQECEQLQKMYAAQQDERFLEHTQQQHILYQQEQQILHQQIQGLSLGHGESQPSHLTHQLQRLRIQPSSPPPTHPSNHLFRQPNQSPPPGSAGLMQGHAGQSSVQYQHGAMYQGQNGSPPPTGLARVPLPANPQTASPRTTVPLAPGVPQQQQVTIQVQEVELGGGAPRQGNFLSTPGGHRVLGKQLSADNAETHSRSLGRFTSGYDQAQFSHHLFSADAASRGTSGIVGTYSPYLQGTSLKVPGLDGYPSGAAGTGSYGTPSALQQALLSPTPLDYCPPQQHVTPTLQGLLSPRHSLTGHTDPRLPPQDLAALLKRHTPRPLPTPGTPPSGAAQEFGEMLLLRQLNKGDGLDPPAPQGASGGQHYHLLQIRPPEVQPQPQHPSPAPCPSLAHSESMEEDDTPAGYHHPHEGLLVKAGDGHELLGPPRGGTPPYTSPTHRHGAYIRNAPATRESEHVECRPPEQAMEVPDHNGVGYSRGPQGEVYRSRGQLQRHHTIQCCDDAYDQAELMSGMSLLAGKALSSARMSDIHSTTSLSGSQQLHQREESVCDVEGELHAAACYHSSCTSDVLHSYKPPDLQYSMEQAGV from the exons GTGGCTATAAAAATAGTGGATAAGACTCAACTGGATGACGAAAACCTGAAGAAGATATTCAGAGAAGTGCAAATCATGAAGATGCTAAAGCACCCCCACATCATCCGCCTCTACCAG GTGATGGAGACGGAGAGGATGATCTATCTGGTAACAGAGTTTGCAAGTGGTGGAGAGATATTTG ATCACCTAGTGGCTCATGGGCGCATGGCGGAGAAGGACGCCAGGAAGAAGTTCAAGCAGATCGTGGCAGCAGTCCACTTCTGTCACTGCCGCAACATCGTCCACAGAGACTTAAAGGCTGAGAATCTGTTACTAGACCACAACCTCAACATCAAAATCGCAG ATTTTGGCTTCAGCAACCTGTTTTCTCGGGGGCAGCTGTTGAAGACGTGGTGCGGCAGTCCTCCCTACGCGGCTCCAGAGCTCTTTGAGGGCAAGGAATACGACGGCCCTAAAGTAGATATATGG AGCTTAGGGGTGGTGTTATACGTGCTGGTGTGCGGGGCCTTACCCTTTGACGGCAGCACTCTACAAAATTTGCGAGCACGTGTCCTCAGTGGAAAGTTCCGCATCCCTTTCTTCATGTCCACAG ACTGTGAGTACCTAATAAGACACATGTTGGTTCTGGAGCCCAGCAGACGGTTGACCATGGAGCAAATCTGTAAGAACAAGTGGATGAGACACGGAGATCCGGACCCGGAGTTTGACAGG TTGATAGCAGAGTGTGAGCAGGTGAAGacggagagagagatggagctcATCAACGAGCAGGTGTTGATGGCCATGTCTGAAATGGGTTTGGACCGAGAGCGCACACTTCAG TCCCTACAAACAGATGCGTATGATCACTACAGTGCCATTTACAGTCTGTTGGCTGAACGCCTCAAGAAACACAAGTCCCTGCGTGTCGCCCCACCCCCACCGCGATCTATCAGCTATCCTCTAAATCCTATTCAG ACAGACCAACAAGGTAATCCTGTTAGCATGACCGTTCCCCACGTCCAGCTCATCAACCCAGAGAACCAGATCGTTGAG CCCGACGGCAGCATGGCCCTGGACAGTGATGAGGGAGAAGAGCCGTCTCCTGAGGCCATGGCTCGCTACCTGTCAATGAGGCGACACACCGTGGGGGTACCCGACCAAAG GACGGAGATGCCAGAGGACCTCCAGAAGCTTCCACCGGGCTTCCCTCGGGGCGCGTTGCCCCAGCCTCCCTTTCCCCAGCTCCCCCCCAACATGGGCCAAGTGCACGGATTCATGCCCACACCGAGCCTGCAGCCGACACAGCAGCTGGAGTACAAG GAACaatcgctgctgcagccgcccACCCTGCAGGTGCTGAACTGCATGGGGCCCTTGGGTCGGAGAGCTTCCGACGGCGGGGCCAACATTCAGTTACACGCTCAGCTTCTGAAGAGGCCTCGGGGGCCGTCGCCGCTCGTCACCAGCCCG CATCCTAACCCTGCAGTAGCTCCGGTGGATGAGGAGGGTTCAGATGGAGAGCCAGATCAAGAGGCGGTGCAGAG GTACCTGTTGAACCGCTCCAAGCGGCACACGACGCACGCGCTCATGAGCACACCGCATGGCGAATCCTCGACAGAGTCACAGAGGCCACAGGGCCCCCGCCAGAGGGGGGGCTGGGCCCCCGACACACACACCCG ATCCACCTATAAGGACTGTAACACCCTTCATCTCCCCATGGAGCGCTTCTCTCCCGTCAGACGCTTCTCTGACGGCGCCGCGTCCATCCAGGCCTTCAAGGCTCATCTAGAGAACAACAGCCTCATCAGGCAACTCAAGCAG GAGTGTGAACAGCTCCAGAAGATGTATGCAGCCCAGCAGGACGAGCGCTTCCTGGAGCACACGCAGCAGCAGCACATCCTGTACCAGCAAGAGCAGCAGATCCTCCACCAGCAAATCCAG GGTCTGTCTTTAGGCCATGGAGAGAGCCAGCCCAGTCACTTAACCCACCAGCTCCAGAG GTTGCGTATCCAGCCCTCCAGCCCTCCACCAACACATCCCAGCAACCACCTCTTCAGACAGCCCAATCAGAGTCCTCCGCCTGGCTCTGCAGGCTTAATGCAAGGGCACG CAGGTCAGTCATCAGTGCAGTACCAGCATGGTGCCATGTACCAAGGACAGAACGGCAGCCCGCCTCCAACAGGTCTGGCCCGGGTCCCCCTGCCAGCCAATCCACAGACAGCATCTCCCCGAACCACGGTTCCCCTCGCACCCGGCGTACCTCAGCAACAACAG GTGACCATTCAGGTGCAGGAAGTGGAGCTGGGAGGTGGAGCACCGAGGCAGGGCAACTTTTTGTCCACGCCTGGAGGACACAGAGTCCTCGGGAAACAGCTTAGCGCAGACAACGCTGAGACGCACAG CCGCAGCCTTGGCCGGTTCACGTCTGGCTATGACCAGGCCCAGTTCAGTCACCACCTGTTCTCCGCGGATGCTGCTTCCCGGGGAACCTCCGGAATCGTCGGCACCTACAGCCCCTACTTGCAAGGAACCTCCCTTAAAGTTCCCGGCCTGGATGGTTACCCGAGCGGGGCGGCAGGAACCGGCAGCTACGGGACGCCCTCGGCTCTGCAGCAGGCCCTACTTTCCCCAACACCTTTGGACTACTGCCCCCCACAACAGCATGTCACCCCCACCCTGCAGGGCCTCCTGTCTCCCCGCCATTCGTTAACGGGCCACACCGACCCCAGGCTGCCCCCCCAggacctggccgccctgctGAAGCGACACACCCCGCGCCCTCTTCCCACACCTGGGACGCCCCCCAGCGGCGCGGCGCAGGAGTTTGGAGAGATGCTGCTCCTCCGCCAGCTGAACAAAGGGGACGGTCTGGATCCCCCCGCGCCACAGGGGGCCTCCGGAGGGCAGCATTACCACCTGTTACAGATCAGACCCCCGGAGGTTCAGCCTCAGCCGCAGCACCCGAGTCCGGCGCCGTGTCCGAGCTTAGCTCACTCAGAGAGCATGGAGGAGGACGACACGCCCGCGGGTTACCACCACCCGCACGAAGGCCTGCTGGTCAAGGCAGGGGACGGGCACGAGCTGCTGGGGCCTCCTCGCGGAGGCACCCCGCCCTACACTTCTCCCACACACAGGCACGGGGCCTACATAAGGAATGCACCAGCTACTAGAG AATCTGAACATGTGGAGTGCCGACCCCCGGAACAGGCCATGGAAGTGCCGGACCACAACGGTGTGGGCTATTCCCGGGGTCCCCAGGGTGAGGTGTACAGATCCAGAGGACAGCTACAGCGCCACCACACCATCCAGTGCTGCGATGATGCCTAC GATCAGGCAGAGCTCATGTCGGGTATGAGCCTCTTGGCCGGCAAGGCTCTCAGCTCCGCTCGAATGTCGGACATTCACAGCACGACGTCGCTGTCGGGGAGCCAGCAGCTGCACCAGCGGGAGGAGTCAG TGTGTGACGTAGAAGGGGAGCTCCACGCAGCGGCCTGCTACCACTCCTCCTGCACCAGTGACGTGCTGCACAGCTACAAGCCCCCCGACCTGCAGTACAGCATGGAGCAGGCTGGGGTCTAG
- the sik3 gene encoding serine/threonine-protein kinase SIK3 homolog isoform X2: MAAVSSGAAAGAAAAAGIPLPARPTPGMGMGPQNPRAPPSSGISVPPPGHAAAPRPPPARVGHYEIERTIGKGNFAVVKLATHVITKAKVAIKIVDKTQLDDENLKKIFREVQIMKMLKHPHIIRLYQVMETERMIYLVTEFASGGEIFDHLVAHGRMAEKDARKKFKQIVAAVHFCHCRNIVHRDLKAENLLLDHNLNIKIADFGFSNLFSRGQLLKTWCGSPPYAAPELFEGKEYDGPKVDIWSLGVVLYVLVCGALPFDGSTLQNLRARVLSGKFRIPFFMSTDCEYLIRHMLVLEPSRRLTMEQICKNKWMRHGDPDPEFDRLIAECEQVKTEREMELINEQVLMAMSEMGLDRERTLQSLQTDAYDHYSAIYSLLAERLKKHKSLRVAPPPPRSISYPLNPIQTDQQGNPVSMTVPHVQLINPENQIVEPDGSMALDSDEGEEPSPEAMARYLSMRRHTVGVPDQRTEMPEDLQKLPPGFPRGALPQPPFPQLPPNMGQVHGFMPTPSLQPTQQLEYKEQSLLQPPTLQVLNCMGPLGRRASDGGANIQLHAQLLKRPRGPSPLVTSPHPNPAVAPVDEEGSDGEPDQEAVQRYLLNRSKRHTTHALMSTPHGESSTESQRPQGPRQRGGWAPDTHTRSTYKDCNTLHLPMERFSPVRRFSDGAASIQAFKAHLENNSLIRQLKQECEQLQKMYAAQQDERFLEHTQQQHILYQQEQQILHQQIQVVEGLSLGHGESQPSHLTHQLQRLRIQPSSPPPTHPSNHLFRQPNQSPPPGSAGLMQGHAGQSSVQYQHGAMYQGQNGSPPPTGLARVPLPANPQTASPRTTVPLAPGVPQQQQVTIQVQEVELGGGAPRQGNFLSTPGGHRVLGKQLSADNAETHSRSLGRFTSGYDQAQFSHHLFSADAASRGTSGIVGTYSPYLQGTSLKVPGLDGYPSGAAGTGSYGTPSALQQALLSPTPLDYCPPQQHVTPTLQGLLSPRHSLTGHTDPRLPPQDLAALLKRHTPRPLPTPGTPPSGAAQEFGEMLLLRQLNKGDGLDPPAPQGASGGQHYHLLQIRPPEVQPQPQHPSPAPCPSLAHSESMEEDDTPAGYHHPHEGLLVKAGDGHELLGPPRGGTPPYTSPTHRHGAYIRNAPATRESEHVECRPPEQAMEVPDHNGVGYSRGPQGEVYRSRGQLQRHHTIQCCDDAYDQAELMSGMSLLAGKALSSARMSDIHSTTSLSGSQQLHQREESVCDVEGELHAAACYHSSCTSDVLHSYKPPDLQYSMEQAGV, translated from the exons GTGGCTATAAAAATAGTGGATAAGACTCAACTGGATGACGAAAACCTGAAGAAGATATTCAGAGAAGTGCAAATCATGAAGATGCTAAAGCACCCCCACATCATCCGCCTCTACCAG GTGATGGAGACGGAGAGGATGATCTATCTGGTAACAGAGTTTGCAAGTGGTGGAGAGATATTTG ATCACCTAGTGGCTCATGGGCGCATGGCGGAGAAGGACGCCAGGAAGAAGTTCAAGCAGATCGTGGCAGCAGTCCACTTCTGTCACTGCCGCAACATCGTCCACAGAGACTTAAAGGCTGAGAATCTGTTACTAGACCACAACCTCAACATCAAAATCGCAG ATTTTGGCTTCAGCAACCTGTTTTCTCGGGGGCAGCTGTTGAAGACGTGGTGCGGCAGTCCTCCCTACGCGGCTCCAGAGCTCTTTGAGGGCAAGGAATACGACGGCCCTAAAGTAGATATATGG AGCTTAGGGGTGGTGTTATACGTGCTGGTGTGCGGGGCCTTACCCTTTGACGGCAGCACTCTACAAAATTTGCGAGCACGTGTCCTCAGTGGAAAGTTCCGCATCCCTTTCTTCATGTCCACAG ACTGTGAGTACCTAATAAGACACATGTTGGTTCTGGAGCCCAGCAGACGGTTGACCATGGAGCAAATCTGTAAGAACAAGTGGATGAGACACGGAGATCCGGACCCGGAGTTTGACAGG TTGATAGCAGAGTGTGAGCAGGTGAAGacggagagagagatggagctcATCAACGAGCAGGTGTTGATGGCCATGTCTGAAATGGGTTTGGACCGAGAGCGCACACTTCAG TCCCTACAAACAGATGCGTATGATCACTACAGTGCCATTTACAGTCTGTTGGCTGAACGCCTCAAGAAACACAAGTCCCTGCGTGTCGCCCCACCCCCACCGCGATCTATCAGCTATCCTCTAAATCCTATTCAG ACAGACCAACAAGGTAATCCTGTTAGCATGACCGTTCCCCACGTCCAGCTCATCAACCCAGAGAACCAGATCGTTGAG CCCGACGGCAGCATGGCCCTGGACAGTGATGAGGGAGAAGAGCCGTCTCCTGAGGCCATGGCTCGCTACCTGTCAATGAGGCGACACACCGTGGGGGTACCCGACCAAAG GACGGAGATGCCAGAGGACCTCCAGAAGCTTCCACCGGGCTTCCCTCGGGGCGCGTTGCCCCAGCCTCCCTTTCCCCAGCTCCCCCCCAACATGGGCCAAGTGCACGGATTCATGCCCACACCGAGCCTGCAGCCGACACAGCAGCTGGAGTACAAG GAACaatcgctgctgcagccgcccACCCTGCAGGTGCTGAACTGCATGGGGCCCTTGGGTCGGAGAGCTTCCGACGGCGGGGCCAACATTCAGTTACACGCTCAGCTTCTGAAGAGGCCTCGGGGGCCGTCGCCGCTCGTCACCAGCCCG CATCCTAACCCTGCAGTAGCTCCGGTGGATGAGGAGGGTTCAGATGGAGAGCCAGATCAAGAGGCGGTGCAGAG GTACCTGTTGAACCGCTCCAAGCGGCACACGACGCACGCGCTCATGAGCACACCGCATGGCGAATCCTCGACAGAGTCACAGAGGCCACAGGGCCCCCGCCAGAGGGGGGGCTGGGCCCCCGACACACACACCCG ATCCACCTATAAGGACTGTAACACCCTTCATCTCCCCATGGAGCGCTTCTCTCCCGTCAGACGCTTCTCTGACGGCGCCGCGTCCATCCAGGCCTTCAAGGCTCATCTAGAGAACAACAGCCTCATCAGGCAACTCAAGCAG GAGTGTGAACAGCTCCAGAAGATGTATGCAGCCCAGCAGGACGAGCGCTTCCTGGAGCACACGCAGCAGCAGCACATCCTGTACCAGCAAGAGCAGCAGATCCTCCACCAGCAAATCCAGGTAGTCGAG GGTCTGTCTTTAGGCCATGGAGAGAGCCAGCCCAGTCACTTAACCCACCAGCTCCAGAG GTTGCGTATCCAGCCCTCCAGCCCTCCACCAACACATCCCAGCAACCACCTCTTCAGACAGCCCAATCAGAGTCCTCCGCCTGGCTCTGCAGGCTTAATGCAAGGGCACG CAGGTCAGTCATCAGTGCAGTACCAGCATGGTGCCATGTACCAAGGACAGAACGGCAGCCCGCCTCCAACAGGTCTGGCCCGGGTCCCCCTGCCAGCCAATCCACAGACAGCATCTCCCCGAACCACGGTTCCCCTCGCACCCGGCGTACCTCAGCAACAACAG GTGACCATTCAGGTGCAGGAAGTGGAGCTGGGAGGTGGAGCACCGAGGCAGGGCAACTTTTTGTCCACGCCTGGAGGACACAGAGTCCTCGGGAAACAGCTTAGCGCAGACAACGCTGAGACGCACAG CCGCAGCCTTGGCCGGTTCACGTCTGGCTATGACCAGGCCCAGTTCAGTCACCACCTGTTCTCCGCGGATGCTGCTTCCCGGGGAACCTCCGGAATCGTCGGCACCTACAGCCCCTACTTGCAAGGAACCTCCCTTAAAGTTCCCGGCCTGGATGGTTACCCGAGCGGGGCGGCAGGAACCGGCAGCTACGGGACGCCCTCGGCTCTGCAGCAGGCCCTACTTTCCCCAACACCTTTGGACTACTGCCCCCCACAACAGCATGTCACCCCCACCCTGCAGGGCCTCCTGTCTCCCCGCCATTCGTTAACGGGCCACACCGACCCCAGGCTGCCCCCCCAggacctggccgccctgctGAAGCGACACACCCCGCGCCCTCTTCCCACACCTGGGACGCCCCCCAGCGGCGCGGCGCAGGAGTTTGGAGAGATGCTGCTCCTCCGCCAGCTGAACAAAGGGGACGGTCTGGATCCCCCCGCGCCACAGGGGGCCTCCGGAGGGCAGCATTACCACCTGTTACAGATCAGACCCCCGGAGGTTCAGCCTCAGCCGCAGCACCCGAGTCCGGCGCCGTGTCCGAGCTTAGCTCACTCAGAGAGCATGGAGGAGGACGACACGCCCGCGGGTTACCACCACCCGCACGAAGGCCTGCTGGTCAAGGCAGGGGACGGGCACGAGCTGCTGGGGCCTCCTCGCGGAGGCACCCCGCCCTACACTTCTCCCACACACAGGCACGGGGCCTACATAAGGAATGCACCAGCTACTAGAG AATCTGAACATGTGGAGTGCCGACCCCCGGAACAGGCCATGGAAGTGCCGGACCACAACGGTGTGGGCTATTCCCGGGGTCCCCAGGGTGAGGTGTACAGATCCAGAGGACAGCTACAGCGCCACCACACCATCCAGTGCTGCGATGATGCCTAC GATCAGGCAGAGCTCATGTCGGGTATGAGCCTCTTGGCCGGCAAGGCTCTCAGCTCCGCTCGAATGTCGGACATTCACAGCACGACGTCGCTGTCGGGGAGCCAGCAGCTGCACCAGCGGGAGGAGTCAG TGTGTGACGTAGAAGGGGAGCTCCACGCAGCGGCCTGCTACCACTCCTCCTGCACCAGTGACGTGCTGCACAGCTACAAGCCCCCCGACCTGCAGTACAGCATGGAGCAGGCTGGGGTCTAG
- the sik3 gene encoding serine/threonine-protein kinase SIK3 homolog isoform X6 → MAAVSSGAAAGAAAAAGIPLPARPTPGMGMGPQNPRAPPSSGISVPPPGHAAAPRPPPARVGHYEIERTIGKGNFAVVKLATHVITKAKVAIKIVDKTQLDDENLKKIFREVQIMKMLKHPHIIRLYQVMETERMIYLVTEFASGGEIFDHLVAHGRMAEKDARKKFKQIVAAVHFCHCRNIVHRDLKAENLLLDHNLNIKIADFGFSNLFSRGQLLKTWCGSPPYAAPELFEGKEYDGPKVDIWSLGVVLYVLVCGALPFDGSTLQNLRARVLSGKFRIPFFMSTDCEYLIRHMLVLEPSRRLTMEQICKNKWMRHGDPDPEFDRLIAECEQVKTEREMELINEQVLMAMSEMGLDRERTLQSLQTDAYDHYSAIYSLLAERLKKHKSLRVAPPPPRSISYPLNPIQQTDQQGNPVSMTVPHVQLINPENQIVEPDGSMALDSDEGEEPSPEAMARYLSMRRHTVGVPDQRTEMPEDLQKLPPGFPRGALPQPPFPQLPPNMGQVHGFMPTPSLQPTQQLEYKEQSLLQPPTLQVLNCMGPLGRRASDGGANIQLHAQLLKRPRGPSPLVTSPHPNPAVAPVDEEGSDGEPDQEAVQRSTYKDCNTLHLPMERFSPVRRFSDGAASIQAFKAHLENNSLIRQLKQECEQLQKMYAAQQDERFLEHTQQQHILYQQEQQILHQQIQVVEGLSLGHGESQPSHLTHQLQRLRIQPSSPPPTHPSNHLFRQPNQSPPPGSAGLMQGHAGQSSVQYQHGAMYQGQNGSPPPTGLARVPLPANPQTASPRTTVPLAPGVPQQQQVTIQVQEVELGGGAPRQGNFLSTPGGHRVLGKQLSADNAETHSRSLGRFTSGYDQAQFSHHLFSADAASRGTSGIVGTYSPYLQGTSLKVPGLDGYPSGAAGTGSYGTPSALQQALLSPTPLDYCPPQQHVTPTLQGLLSPRHSLTGHTDPRLPPQDLAALLKRHTPRPLPTPGTPPSGAAQEFGEMLLLRQLNKGDGLDPPAPQGASGGQHYHLLQIRPPEVQPQPQHPSPAPCPSLAHSESMEEDDTPAGYHHPHEGLLVKAGDGHELLGPPRGGTPPYTSPTHRHGAYIRNAPATRESEHVECRPPEQAMEVPDHNGVGYSRGPQGEVYRSRGQLQRHHTIQCCDDAYDQAELMSGMSLLAGKALSSARMSDIHSTTSLSGSQQLHQREESVCDVEGELHAAACYHSSCTSDVLHSYKPPDLQYSMEQAGV, encoded by the exons GTGGCTATAAAAATAGTGGATAAGACTCAACTGGATGACGAAAACCTGAAGAAGATATTCAGAGAAGTGCAAATCATGAAGATGCTAAAGCACCCCCACATCATCCGCCTCTACCAG GTGATGGAGACGGAGAGGATGATCTATCTGGTAACAGAGTTTGCAAGTGGTGGAGAGATATTTG ATCACCTAGTGGCTCATGGGCGCATGGCGGAGAAGGACGCCAGGAAGAAGTTCAAGCAGATCGTGGCAGCAGTCCACTTCTGTCACTGCCGCAACATCGTCCACAGAGACTTAAAGGCTGAGAATCTGTTACTAGACCACAACCTCAACATCAAAATCGCAG ATTTTGGCTTCAGCAACCTGTTTTCTCGGGGGCAGCTGTTGAAGACGTGGTGCGGCAGTCCTCCCTACGCGGCTCCAGAGCTCTTTGAGGGCAAGGAATACGACGGCCCTAAAGTAGATATATGG AGCTTAGGGGTGGTGTTATACGTGCTGGTGTGCGGGGCCTTACCCTTTGACGGCAGCACTCTACAAAATTTGCGAGCACGTGTCCTCAGTGGAAAGTTCCGCATCCCTTTCTTCATGTCCACAG ACTGTGAGTACCTAATAAGACACATGTTGGTTCTGGAGCCCAGCAGACGGTTGACCATGGAGCAAATCTGTAAGAACAAGTGGATGAGACACGGAGATCCGGACCCGGAGTTTGACAGG TTGATAGCAGAGTGTGAGCAGGTGAAGacggagagagagatggagctcATCAACGAGCAGGTGTTGATGGCCATGTCTGAAATGGGTTTGGACCGAGAGCGCACACTTCAG TCCCTACAAACAGATGCGTATGATCACTACAGTGCCATTTACAGTCTGTTGGCTGAACGCCTCAAGAAACACAAGTCCCTGCGTGTCGCCCCACCCCCACCGCGATCTATCAGCTATCCTCTAAATCCTATTCAG CAGACAGACCAACAAGGTAATCCTGTTAGCATGACCGTTCCCCACGTCCAGCTCATCAACCCAGAGAACCAGATCGTTGAG CCCGACGGCAGCATGGCCCTGGACAGTGATGAGGGAGAAGAGCCGTCTCCTGAGGCCATGGCTCGCTACCTGTCAATGAGGCGACACACCGTGGGGGTACCCGACCAAAG GACGGAGATGCCAGAGGACCTCCAGAAGCTTCCACCGGGCTTCCCTCGGGGCGCGTTGCCCCAGCCTCCCTTTCCCCAGCTCCCCCCCAACATGGGCCAAGTGCACGGATTCATGCCCACACCGAGCCTGCAGCCGACACAGCAGCTGGAGTACAAG GAACaatcgctgctgcagccgcccACCCTGCAGGTGCTGAACTGCATGGGGCCCTTGGGTCGGAGAGCTTCCGACGGCGGGGCCAACATTCAGTTACACGCTCAGCTTCTGAAGAGGCCTCGGGGGCCGTCGCCGCTCGTCACCAGCCCG CATCCTAACCCTGCAGTAGCTCCGGTGGATGAGGAGGGTTCAGATGGAGAGCCAGATCAAGAGGCGGTGCAGAG ATCCACCTATAAGGACTGTAACACCCTTCATCTCCCCATGGAGCGCTTCTCTCCCGTCAGACGCTTCTCTGACGGCGCCGCGTCCATCCAGGCCTTCAAGGCTCATCTAGAGAACAACAGCCTCATCAGGCAACTCAAGCAG GAGTGTGAACAGCTCCAGAAGATGTATGCAGCCCAGCAGGACGAGCGCTTCCTGGAGCACACGCAGCAGCAGCACATCCTGTACCAGCAAGAGCAGCAGATCCTCCACCAGCAAATCCAGGTAGTCGAG GGTCTGTCTTTAGGCCATGGAGAGAGCCAGCCCAGTCACTTAACCCACCAGCTCCAGAG GTTGCGTATCCAGCCCTCCAGCCCTCCACCAACACATCCCAGCAACCACCTCTTCAGACAGCCCAATCAGAGTCCTCCGCCTGGCTCTGCAGGCTTAATGCAAGGGCACG CAGGTCAGTCATCAGTGCAGTACCAGCATGGTGCCATGTACCAAGGACAGAACGGCAGCCCGCCTCCAACAGGTCTGGCCCGGGTCCCCCTGCCAGCCAATCCACAGACAGCATCTCCCCGAACCACGGTTCCCCTCGCACCCGGCGTACCTCAGCAACAACAG GTGACCATTCAGGTGCAGGAAGTGGAGCTGGGAGGTGGAGCACCGAGGCAGGGCAACTTTTTGTCCACGCCTGGAGGACACAGAGTCCTCGGGAAACAGCTTAGCGCAGACAACGCTGAGACGCACAG CCGCAGCCTTGGCCGGTTCACGTCTGGCTATGACCAGGCCCAGTTCAGTCACCACCTGTTCTCCGCGGATGCTGCTTCCCGGGGAACCTCCGGAATCGTCGGCACCTACAGCCCCTACTTGCAAGGAACCTCCCTTAAAGTTCCCGGCCTGGATGGTTACCCGAGCGGGGCGGCAGGAACCGGCAGCTACGGGACGCCCTCGGCTCTGCAGCAGGCCCTACTTTCCCCAACACCTTTGGACTACTGCCCCCCACAACAGCATGTCACCCCCACCCTGCAGGGCCTCCTGTCTCCCCGCCATTCGTTAACGGGCCACACCGACCCCAGGCTGCCCCCCCAggacctggccgccctgctGAAGCGACACACCCCGCGCCCTCTTCCCACACCTGGGACGCCCCCCAGCGGCGCGGCGCAGGAGTTTGGAGAGATGCTGCTCCTCCGCCAGCTGAACAAAGGGGACGGTCTGGATCCCCCCGCGCCACAGGGGGCCTCCGGAGGGCAGCATTACCACCTGTTACAGATCAGACCCCCGGAGGTTCAGCCTCAGCCGCAGCACCCGAGTCCGGCGCCGTGTCCGAGCTTAGCTCACTCAGAGAGCATGGAGGAGGACGACACGCCCGCGGGTTACCACCACCCGCACGAAGGCCTGCTGGTCAAGGCAGGGGACGGGCACGAGCTGCTGGGGCCTCCTCGCGGAGGCACCCCGCCCTACACTTCTCCCACACACAGGCACGGGGCCTACATAAGGAATGCACCAGCTACTAGAG AATCTGAACATGTGGAGTGCCGACCCCCGGAACAGGCCATGGAAGTGCCGGACCACAACGGTGTGGGCTATTCCCGGGGTCCCCAGGGTGAGGTGTACAGATCCAGAGGACAGCTACAGCGCCACCACACCATCCAGTGCTGCGATGATGCCTAC GATCAGGCAGAGCTCATGTCGGGTATGAGCCTCTTGGCCGGCAAGGCTCTCAGCTCCGCTCGAATGTCGGACATTCACAGCACGACGTCGCTGTCGGGGAGCCAGCAGCTGCACCAGCGGGAGGAGTCAG TGTGTGACGTAGAAGGGGAGCTCCACGCAGCGGCCTGCTACCACTCCTCCTGCACCAGTGACGTGCTGCACAGCTACAAGCCCCCCGACCTGCAGTACAGCATGGAGCAGGCTGGGGTCTAG